In a genomic window of Coprococcus eutactus:
- the smpB gene encoding SsrA-binding protein SmpB, whose translation MSKERGNTLIANNKKAYHEYFIEEKFEAGIELVGTEVKSIRQGHCSIKEAFVGIDHGEVYVYRMNVNPYERGNIFNKDPLRTRKLLLHRYEINKLIGQQKVKGYTIMPLKVYIKDGLVKMEIGLAKGKKLYDKREDIAKKDMKREMERDLKNRNRE comes from the coding sequence TTGTCAAAGGAAAGAGGAAACACTCTCATCGCAAATAATAAAAAAGCATATCATGAGTATTTTATAGAAGAGAAATTTGAGGCTGGTATCGAGCTTGTGGGAACGGAGGTCAAGTCCATAAGGCAGGGACACTGCAGCATCAAGGAGGCATTTGTCGGAATCGATCACGGTGAGGTATACGTGTACAGGATGAATGTCAATCCATACGAGAGGGGCAATATATTCAACAAGGATCCGCTCAGAACACGCAAACTTCTGCTGCATAGGTACGAGATCAATAAACTCATAGGACAGCAGAAAGTAAAGGGCTACACCATCATGCCGCTCAAGGTATATATCAAGGATGGCCTTGTCAAGATGGAGATCGGTCTGGCAAAGGGTAAGAAGCTCTATGATAAGCGTGAGGATATAGCGAAGAAAGATATGAAGCGTGAGATGGAGAGAGATCTGAAAAACAGGAACA